The genomic region AGATCGGCGAGTTCAGCCTGGTGCTCGCCGAGCAGGGGATCGGGCTTGGGCTTCTGCCGGCCGAGGCGCGCGACCCGATCCTCGCCACTGTCGTCGGGTCGATCGCGCTCAACCCCGGCGTGTTCTGGCTCTCGCGGCGGGCGATCGGGGCGTGGGAGACGAGGACTGGGGCAAGCGAAAAGGCCGGGTCAGCGGCCTGACCCGGCCCGCATCACACCCGCTCGGAGACGCCGCGATCAGGCGGCCTTCGAGGCGGTCGTCTCGATGACCTTCGGGCTGCCGGTGCTGATCGGGATCTGCCGCGGCTTCAGGCTCTCGGGCACAACCCGCTTGAGAGCGATGTGCAGAAGCCCGTTCTCGAGGGTCGCCCCGTCAACCACGATATGATCGGCGAGCTCGAAGCGCCGCTCGAACGCCCGCCGCGCGATGCCGCGATGCAGATACTGCCGCGGCGTCTCGTCCTTCGGCGCCCGGCCGGAGATAACGAGGGCGGACTGCTTCTGCGTGATCTCGAGATCGGACTCCGAGAAGCCTGCGACCGCCATCGTCAGGCGATAGTCGTCGTCGGACAGCTTCTCGATGTTGTAGGGCGGGTAGGACGTCGCCTCGGCGGACGCGAGCGTTGCATCCATCAGGCGCGACAGGCGGTCGAAGCCGATCGTCGAACGGAAAAGGGGAGAGAAGTCGAAGGTGGTCATTGGTCGGTCCTCCTGGTTCCAGCAAGGTCCGTCGGTCGGCGCAGTGCCGAGGGTCGGCCAAAGCCCGACCACGGGTGTCGCCGGCCCCGAAGGCACCGGCGACACCTTCGATTTGGGATCGCGGCAAGGCTGCTTCAAGAGGGGCAGGGCGAGGCCGAACCCCGCACCGTGCCCCAGGGCACAGCATCTCGCCGACGCCCGCGCCTCGCGAGCCGGGCCGAACGCGCGGCGCGACGTCCCTGATCGACGGCGAGGGGCGCAAGGCCTCCTCCGTCGCGGGACGGGGCCGAGGCCTACTTCTTCTTCTTGGCCGGGGCGGCGCCCTTCGCCGGAGCCGCGGCGGCCTTTGGCGCCGTGCCCTTGTTGATCGAGGCGGCCGGCTTGATGTTCATCTTCGACATGTCGACGGCGAAGCGCTTGGAGAACTTCGCCACTTGCCCTGCGGTGTCCACCACCATGCGCTGCTGGCCGGTCCAGGCCGGATGGGACTTCGGGTCGATGTCGAGCCGAAGCGTGTCGCCCGGCTTGCCGTAGCACGAGCGTGTGGTGAAGCTCGTGCCGTCCGTCATGATGACGGTGATCTCGTGGTAGTCGGGGTGGATGCCCTGCTTCATGGCGACCTTCCAGGCGCTTTGCCGCGCCGATGCCGACCGGCGCGCGAGCTCGGCGTGGTAGCGGAACTCGCCGTCGGGCGCAACGGGCGTCACTGCCGCGCCGGCAGCGTGGTCAGCACCACCCCGCCGAGCACGAGCGCCGAGCCGATGGCGAAGGCAAGCCCGACGCCATCGCCGAACATGAGCGAGGAGGCGGCAACACCCACGAGCGGCTGGAAATACTGCGCCCCCGCCGCGACACGCGCCGGCACCGTGCGCAGGAGCCGAAGCCAGAGCCACAGCCCGCCCGCGCTCACGAGCACGCCGAGATAGAGAATGACCGCGATCCCGACCGGCCCC from Elioraea tepida harbors:
- a CDS encoding Hsp20 family protein yields the protein MTTFDFSPLFRSTIGFDRLSRLMDATLASAEATSYPPYNIEKLSDDDYRLTMAVAGFSESDLEITQKQSALVISGRAPKDETPRQYLHRGIARRAFERRFELADHIVVDGATLENGLLHIALKRVVPESLKPRQIPISTGSPKVIETTASKAA